AGCAATTAGTTGTGTTTTAAGATGACAATTTGTTTCACGTATATGaatgaataaatgcaaaataaaatgtacaatttcaatttaaaaaagtgaATCAACTTTGTCATTGCTTAAAActcttattttgatatatatctgTTTTCAGAAAACTTTATTTACGCTATGCATAATTCAAACCATGAGGGTATGCACGATTCTCAGACCTATCATTGGTATGGTCCACAGGCAAGCTATGACTCCGAGGATAGCTGTAAGTTATAATTCAAATTTTCTCTTGAGTCTTATGCAGTCTCCCTGTGCATCTTGTTCTAAATTAAATCATATGCGTGTTCAGCTGTTCGATGAAttacaaaatatctaaaaatataaacacctAATCATTTCATATTACATAAAACTATGATTCTGTTCTGTCTTGATTCAATACCTTTATTAAGCAATCAAGAAAACAATAAGTGACGTTGCCTCTCATATTTGCGACTGACTAAGtttaaatatttgtgttttagtTGAAGTAGAAACTACAGACCACGTGGTGTTTCCAGACAACACAATTCCAAGAACACCACAGTTTGGACCAATCATTAGAAGTGAGTTTCATTTGTCCTAATTTGCTAATTTGCTGTCAGCTGTCTAATACATGATGTTTTTAACACTATAGTAAATTCGCCGGCATTATCATTACGTCTACGGATATTAAGACCGTATCTTTTCGaaataaataatgcaaaaaaaaaaaaagcgaacAAGAtctgtatttttatataatttatttttcccAGAGAAAACAAAACACACTAAAAGCACCATTCACTTAATCGGCCGGTCCGATGAAAAGACTGGAAATTTTGAatcaaagaaaattaattttaatcaacAAAAAGTCATTTAAACTCATTTGCAAAACAAGAAGACAAATtcgtattatttattttttcacatttaatcAATTTGTTGTCTGCTTTAttataatttcacagatattaaaaaattagttTCGATGATTGTATAACGAATTCTTAGAATGTGAATGTACAAAAAATGACCAGATCACCACAACTTTTTGCGtttgcaaatttaattttgatattatactACAAGGGACGATGAAATAAGAAGTCCtttgcataattttttttaataaaaatacgcCCAGAACGGCATACTCAcacttaaatgtttatatttagataCACCGCAGAGTGACGGTGGTAGCCCATTACCGAATTTTTCGGTGTTTACCGCAGAGCTCAAAAAGGTTCCTAACCGTCGTGGGCGGCCTGTAACTTACAACAAACCTGGCTATAACTACAGCGACAGTGATAGTCTACACAGTGACGAGGATGAAAGAACAGCCCAATCAAAAGGATGTCGCCGAggtaagaaaactttttttttcgtagTATGCATGTTATACTTGTCACTTGGGGTGtttttaacaacatttatttactttttattttcagtagCTTATCTAGATATCAATATATCATAGCAACTACGCAAGacaaatttattacaaaaaagaaggcatgattttgttattttctgtCAGGAGGCGTGAATGTAACTTTAGCAGTAGCGTAGAATAATACGATGAACGCctatatttcaaagtttaaaaatgaaCAGGTTCATGTTGTTGTGACGGGCTACGAATCGATCGTACATTGATATTCTAAGAAATATTGTGCCATTGAAACTATGTCTTGGGCAGTGTGGTCTTATTTCCGGTTCTTTGTGACCATTAAATTCATCATtttcatatgtataataatattCCCTTGAACCGGTGCTAAGGAGCGTGAGGGGAGATGAAGCTTTAAACCCCGCCCCAAAATACTTAATTGCGCTCTACGGTTCCAGTGCTTCTCCTTATAGATTTAACGAAAAAATTACCAAATCGTTCCGGTGTTTTGCAGATATCAGCAACCATTATGAAACATTCATAATTATAGTAACCAGCAGTCTGGTAAAAGATTAAACTTCATGTACGTTAATTTCAGGAGCAAAGAACATATTGCTATGGAAATTTCTGCTTGGAGAGTTAAGAAAGCCAAATAGTAATCATATCAAATGGGAAAACGAGAGGGAAGGAATCTTTAAATTTGTTGACACCGCAGAATGTAGCCGTCTTTGGGGACAAATGAAGAAGAAAGAGGACATGAACTTTGAAAAGCTTAGTCGAGGAATCAGGTGAATACAGCATAAAATCATTTCATTAGAGTCCTCCAAATAATTGCTATTATAAAATGCTTTAGATTGTCGACTGGTTATGACAATCAGCAATTTCTGCGCACTTACGTATTTCGGCATTCAAGAGAATATTCGGTTACGGTTCATACGGAGAATACGTGATCGCATGAAAAATGTccattgtcattacgggtccactaccttaataattAGAATAAAAACAAGAATCTACTAACTGCTACCAAgactgcatttccactaccgtcaaggaacaggctcaatcaaaacgaacctgcaacattttcatttttgttgtgttcagcaacctgtggagtttccactttttctatcttTCTatcaattaaaacatattttacttcAATGTATAGAAGTGCGGGTATGTGAGGTTTCGTtccctgcacatccacgcagtctgatctaGAACCAAATTGTTCGCATTCAATTACATGCAAGTGCTGAAATCATTAAACCAACAGTACGGATTATCtcgatccttgctggtcgcatagcgctaacgttgtttttttttcgcacAGCGGCAATGAATTATATTTTGTTCGTTCTGTCCTGACTTTACCATTTTACCTTTCAGACATTACTACAAAGACGGTCTTATGTCTCGCAGGGATGGAATTCGGCTGGTTTACAAATTTAACTGGGATCGTGTACCAAGAGCATTTTGGCCAAGGAGGCACTAAATTACTGTGTTTCTTCATCACAATATCACAGACTGATTGCCAGCAGTAGAAAGAATCTCTAGGCTCAATTACGTTTCAACACCAAGAAACTAAAAACATGCATGGTGTTAATGCAAACAATATATCACaacttacatatttttaaaaaacattccgTCTATTGATCTCACTttatgaataacaacgaaatgtcTAAACACAGTTTCATGTGAAAATCTTTTTGCCTTACCTATAACCCATTTGTTGAGTTTTGACACTAACTGTGTAAATGGTGCtttgttaaataatttacagATGTGTTCATTCTAATataacctatttgttcatatcatataatttatgtttatttcgTTTAACAATGtgttcatttcattttacatttatagaTATCATTATTCAATATGTGCATGTCATTTTTCAGTTGTATATATCattattcaatgttttttttttatatatttcattttccaTTTGTACATATCTTTAATTTATCTTTTACCGTGGTTTCTTAGTATTACCCGTCTCTTACTGCCAGTTGTTGAGCAACACTGTACAAATGAGTTGACAATTTTAAGTATGTTTTCATTCGTACGAGTATCTGGTTTCTGCACGACTCTTGCCTATTGAGTTGCATTCTGGTATTCATATCTTCTCAGTTGCATTTCATGttaaaatcatatataaacaTGCATGTACTGTTGTCTATAGTTATACATACAcgtgttcattttctttttttaaataactagACCAAGTTTAAACATCATTTAATGTATTCTATATTTTCATACAAACGACTCATGCAATGTATATTTGATCGGATATATCGCCTCTGAGTTGTTCTTTTATATGATAACAACCTCTTAAACACACATGCATGTACAGTTGTCTATATATACTTTCGTATGTTCATTTGAGCCgg
This Mercenaria mercenaria strain notata chromosome 17, MADL_Memer_1, whole genome shotgun sequence DNA region includes the following protein-coding sequences:
- the LOC123536058 gene encoding protein C-ets-1-like isoform X1 → MDDPELEQFVLEKISSSSGNCSPVDTMDCVSTQGSVACSHIYPHEPLGGLSSTSPLSSPPITCSSIEKLPPISHLSPSITSPSYQQPSYTPNHEILTSKHGQTILSMDSHITQSHVFDLNGNIQDSQHFSDYHDQDYEEQCYQTALAQSEHCNYSNSYYAGENFIYAMHNSNHEGMHDSQTYHWYGPQASYDSEDSFEVETTDHVVFPDNTIPRTPQFGPIIRNTPQSDGGSPLPNFSVFTAELKKVPNRRGRPVTYNKPGYNYSDSDSLHSDEDERTAQSKGCRRGAKNILLWKFLLGELRKPNSNHIKWENEREGIFKFVDTAECSRLWGQMKKKEDMNFEKLSRGIRHYYKDGLMSRRDGIRLVYKFNWDRVPRAFWPRRH
- the LOC123536058 gene encoding protein C-ets-1-like isoform X2, encoding MDCVSTQGSVACSHIYPHEPLGGLSSTSPLSSPPITCSSIEKLPPISHLSPSITSPSYQQPSYTPNHEILTSKHGQTILSMDSHITQSHVFDLNGNIQDSQHFSDYHDQDYEEQCYQTALAQSEHCNYSNSYYAGENFIYAMHNSNHEGMHDSQTYHWYGPQASYDSEDSFEVETTDHVVFPDNTIPRTPQFGPIIRNTPQSDGGSPLPNFSVFTAELKKVPNRRGRPVTYNKPGYNYSDSDSLHSDEDERTAQSKGCRRGAKNILLWKFLLGELRKPNSNHIKWENEREGIFKFVDTAECSRLWGQMKKKEDMNFEKLSRGIRHYYKDGLMSRRDGIRLVYKFNWDRVPRAFWPRRH